The Haloarcula sp. H-GB4 genome segment ATTGGTCTTTGCCCACTCGGCTGCGTCCAAGCCACCACTCCTAATAAACGATGGTGGAGCGTTCGCGCCAACAGCGCCCAAACCAGTCGCAACAGGGACAATCACAAGGCTCAGCACGGCTAAGATGGCTCCGGCTTGTTTCAGTCGCCGCTCGTTGATACCTCTGGCGACCTTGGTGAAGTAGGTCGGGCCGTCTTTGACGAGGAACAGTGCTGCAAGCGTCACGAGTGGGACGATGATGAACCGGGGCCGGGGTGTGAAGTAGGTAGAAAACGCGAGCAAGAGGAGCAAAAATGTACGGCGTTTTATAAGAGCTGTGAGGGTTCCGAATAATCCCAGTGTTACCCAGAACGGTCTATTCGTCCCGCGCCATCCCTCGGTGTAAATTCTGTTGACGGGATTCCAGGTCCATTGAAAGAGTCCGTTCCTAGACCCAGACACGTTCAGGTACATCTCAAGGCCATGGTTGAGGATTGACGGCAGCAACCAGATCGCTGCCACAAGCAGACTGCCAACCGCGATCAACACACCCCACCGAAACGTCCGCACGGTTGGATCAAAGGCGAGAAAAGCCGCAAGGACAGCCAGACAGGACATGAACCCATAGAACGGATGTGTTGAGATCGCCAGACCGGTGAGTAGTGTGGCCACAGCAAGCAGACGGCCCTCCCGGCCGCGAAAGAGCCTAATTGAGATAGCAATAAGCGAGAGATATAAAATATATCCAAGCGTGCGAACCGTGCCGCCAGCGGTCACATGCCAAAAGTACACCGACGGACTCACCGCCAGAGAACTGCCAGCAAGGACGGAGATCAACTTTCCGGAGCCTGAATCGCGGACGTAGGTTAGGACCGCATAGGTTCCCACAAGTGTCGCCACAACATGAAATAGGAGTGGGAGCCACATCGCAGCCGTTAATGGGGAAATGATTTTTGCGACAAGTGCGGCGATGATTGCACCGAAGGGGGGCATCCCCATCCGGACACCGTCAGCCGTGTACAACGGCACTGTTTCGGGATATGTTGGGAAGTTGTTGAGGACAGTATCACCCACTGCGAAATAAAAGCCGCCAGCTAATGCCGGATACGTATGAGAGACGGCGTAATCCGCGATGAGTGCGACCGCGCACAGAAACGGTAATAAATAAACTGCGCAGTTACAATTTAACAGGTCGCTCGGAGAGAGATTCTGAGGAATTCGAAAACGCATATATTTACAATTAAGTGATAAGTTGATCGTGTTCAGTTGATTACGCCATTCGGGAAGTACGGTCTATTGATGTAAGCACCGTGAATACCTTCGGTAGTGAAGAACCGAAGGGTTCGTCTTCTGTGTCTTCAATGATGTTCAGAAATTCACGCCGAATTTCATCATGGGTCTGTAATTCCCCAGACTCGACCCGATAAGTAAGAGATTCGAGTTGGTCGCGCATAGAATATCCTCTAAGCCACCAGACCTTAATCTGTTGGTCGTAAATATATCGGTGTATCGATGGTCCACTTTACCTACGTCGGTTTTACCAGACAATCATTGAAATATGTATTTCTTTTATACCCGGAAGCGGCTGGTGCGTTTACTGTTGAAGCCGGACAATGGTATCACCATCCTGTTCAGCGAGTTCAACCAGCCCGTCATCGGCCAAATCAGATACCAGCCCGTGAAGCCATTCGCGTCCGTTGTCGCCGTCAGGCGCGTAGTCAACGCGGACCTTCGGTCCGAGGTTGTCAAGAGTTAGTTCGTCGTGGTTCCCAAGGGCACGGATAACCCGTCCGCGAAACTGTCGGCGGCTTCCCTCGAAGTCGGGCTGTTCAGGAACGTCTGGGGCGGTGAAGTCGCCTGTCTCGTAGGCGTAACACCATTTGCGCCATGGACAAGATTCTTCCTCACACCGGGGCGTTTTCTGACAGGCGACGCCACCCAGTTCCATGATTGCGTTGTTCCAGACCCGCGACTGCCCTGCTGGCATAAGCGTGCTCGCAGCCGATTCAAATGCCGAGTCGTCGTCTGGCACATCGAAGGCGCGATACAGGACGCGCTTGACGTTCGTATCGACGACAGCGTTCCCATTGTTGAACGCGAAGGAGGCGACAGCGTTGGCGGTGTAAGGGCCGACACCCATCAGTTCGCTGAGGCCGTCCGGGTCGCGGGGCCACTTGCCGTCGTAGTCGTCAATCACCTGACCAGCTGCTTCGTGGAGATACTTCGCCCGGTTGTTGTATCCCAGCGAGTGACTGGTCCAGAAGCCGACCACGTCCGAGCGGTCGGCCGCTGCCAGCGCCGCCGCGGTCGGCCAGCGGTCCAAAAAATCCTCCCAGGCGTCGACGACCCTGTCCAGTTGGGTCTGCTGGCTCATCACCTCGGAAACGAGAATCTCGTACGGGTCTGTCGTCTCTCGCCACGGGTACGAGCGGTGGTCTGCCTCGTACCACTCCACGAGTGCGTCCTGGACAGCCGACGGGTCCGCAGGCACGCCTCCCTCGCGGTCCGTCGCTGTCGACTGGTCGGTCATACCCTCGTTTAGCTCTGTCCTGATTTGTGCGTGGCGGTCGTTACCGCTTAGTCGTCGACCTCGGACCGTCCCCACTCGAACTCGGTCCCGTACCAGTCCGGCTCGTCCTCGCTGAACACGTCCGCGAACACGAACATCGCGCCGTCGGGGTAGGTCGTGTCGATGTACAGTCGCCAGCCGTGGGCCTCCGCGATGGTCTTGACGATAGAGAGGCCGAGCCCGGTTCCGTCCTCACTCGTCGTATGGCCGTACTCGAAGATGTCGTCGACCGCTTCGGTCGGAATCCCCGGCCCGTCGTCGGCAACGTAGAACCCGTGGTCCGTCAGTCCGACCGTGACAGTCACGTCCGGGCCGACGTGGTCGATAGCGTTTCGAAACAGGTTCTCGAGGGCTCGCAAGAGTCGCGCCCGGTCAGCGTCGATGGTTCGACTGCCCGCGACTTCGATGCTGGCGTCCTTGTTGTCGATGTTGTCCCACGCCTCGGTGACGACGGCCTCCAGCGGAACCGGCGCCGTCTCCTCAACGCTCGCGCCCTTTCTTGTCAGCGTCAGCACGTCGTCGATGATGGATTCGATACGGTCGTGTGCGTCTTCGAGTTTCTCGATGTGAGACTGGAGGTCAGCCGACTCCGTCTCCGGGTCCGACAGCCGGGTCGCAAGCAGTTCGACATGCCCTCGGGCGACTGTAAGCGGGTTTCGGAGGTCGTGGCTCAGCGTCGATGCGAATTCGTCCAGCCGCTCGTTCTGGCGTTCGAGTTCATGGCTCGATCGCTCGGCCTCCTTCCGGGCCGCCTGTGCCTGTTGTATCTGACTCCGAAGCGTGTCCCGCATATTTCCGAAGGCGCCGTACAGCCGCCCGAGCTCGTCCTGCCGAGCGGTCGAGATGTCAACACCCAAATCACCCTGTTCCATCGCCTGCGTCCGGCTTCGGAGCTGTCTCAGAGGCCGAACCGTGTGCCGTCCGAAGAGGTACCCTGCGACGCCCAAAGAGACGACTGCCGTCCCGACGACAGCGAGAAATCCCAAGCCAACGAGCCGACTCGTTCCGTACAGCGACTCGCGCTCAGCGCTCGTCACGACCACCCACGACGTGCCGTTGACGGGCGCGTACGCTGCAACACGGTCCCCAGTTTCGATAGTCGTCGTTTGGCCCGCTATTGCGGCCTGAAGGCCGTCCTGACTGATGGGCGCGGAACCGTCCTGGCCACCGATAAGCGGGTCCCCGTCCCCGGTGAGCAGTTGCGTCTCGAACCCGTTGCGCCCGTCGTGAAACTGCTCAGCCGGGACCCGGGCAACCAGCACTAGTGCCCCATCGCCATCGGGGACAGGGGTCACGAACGCCATCGAGTGGCCGTCACCATCCGTGTATGCTGTCGATTGCACCACTGTCTCGGTACCGGCGGTGTCATTCGTCGCCGCCAGTACGGGGGACTTCCACGCGGGTTCAACCGCCCACGGCGACCGGCCCTCTGTGTTCGTCTCAGTGCTGGCGACAACCATCTGGGAGTCGTCGACGGTGGAGACGTAGTGGAGCGAACGAATTTGCGACGACTCTGCCGTAGTGAGGTACTGTCTGACATCTGCGGACGTCCCAGTGTCGTACACACCTGCGGCTGCAATAGCAGTAGCCTCCGTCTCGGTGGTCGTCCGCCACTGCTCGATACTGTCGGCGCGATGGGTTGCCGACGTTTCGAGGTCTGTCGCCGCATCGCTGACGATTCGTTCCTGTATCTGCAGGTAGCTGCCGAAGCCGACGGCTGCGAGTACAACGACGATTACTGCCAGCGCGACAGCGAACTTCGCTGTGTAGCTCCGCGCGTACATATCCGGGACGACTGCGTGAAGCCGCTCTAGCAGCCCGTCGGGTTGACTGGACGCTGCTGTCTCGTCCCCACTACCTGTCATTATCTGATCTGAATCCTATGGTAGCTGACCGCTACACATCGTTATGTTCAACCCATGATATAATTTATCATATGTTATACTCGTAGCGATACGTGCTTCGAGGGAGCGTCCCCAGACGAGTCGTAAGGGGTTTCCTCGCGCTCGTCGTCCCCTTTCGTATGAGCCTTGAGGATCTACAGGATGATATCGAAGCGGTGTACGGCGACTTCGACGACGAATTCGAGCTGTCGATTGACCGCGAGACGCGCAACGAACTCGCGATGCTGTCAGTCGCACTCGATCCGGACGACCCGGATGAACTCGTCAGGCGTGCAGTTCATATGCTGTTTCAGTCGACTGTCGACCGCGGGACGCTGGATTTCCACCTCCGATCGAGCTACGACTGCACGTACGACGAGTACCTCTCGGGGATGACCTTCGACCAGATGACCGGGAACGACTTCCCCCAGCAACAGGACAAGGACGACCGGCGCTACCAGTTCTAAATCCAGAACACGGCGCGCGTGGCGAAGGCGCGGTTCGGCCTCGGGCAGTCAACACTGCTTTGAGGCCCAGAAACATCCCGAGCATCCCGCAAGCAGGACGAGACACAATCGTCTGAATCGACTCCGGGGATAGTTGCAAGCGAGTCGACATAGCTCCCACATGTGTGATCAGTTAGCAGTTAGTGATGGGAGACAGACGCTCGTTGCTTCTCATCCAAATATCAGCCAGCGAGACAGGCAGAAGATATGCCCCGTCACTCAGTTGTACACCCGCACGATGTCAGTCTGGTCGTAGGTGAAACAGTTGGATTCCGGCACAGATTGTGCGGATACCGACGCATATATAATCCACCTGATATATACGGGGAGAAGTTATAAAAAACGTCAAAATCATTCTTGGCTGTGGGATTAGCGCCCGGTCTACCGACGTGGATTCTCCTTGGTGCATTCGCGATAAACCTGGGAATCGCTGGAATCGCCGTTCGTCGGCGGAGCGTCCGCGGAGCAGTACCGCTCGCTGCGATAATGGCCTCTGTCGCGCTTTATTCGCTCGGCAACGGTGTTCTGTCTGCAAGCACGACAATGTCGACGTACCGGACTGGTCTCGTTATCAAATACATCGGCGCGGTCGGGCTCGGGCCAACACAGTTCTGGTTCGGGCTGACATACAGCGGCCGGGAATCACTCCTGACCCGCCGACGCTGGGCGCTACTGCTCGCTCCCCCGGTCATCGTATTCGGATTTGTCGTGACTGCACAGTCACACGATCTGATATGGACCCTCGACGGGTTCGTGCAGGGACCGCCGCTCGCGAGTCCGGAGCGTGAGAACGGCCCTGTCTTCTGGTTCAATCTCCTGTACCAGTACACTCTGATCGGGACGACGTACGTCATTGTCGGGCTCTTCGGGCTCAAACGAAGCGGTCGATACCGGACACAGGCGACCTTGATGTTGCTTGGCGGCATTATTCCGATGATTGCGAGCGTGGTGTTCATCTTCGGCAGCGGCCCGATGGGGTCCGCCGACCCGACAGCGTTTTCATTCACCTTTACGGGGATTGTTTTCGCTATTGCGCTCTTTCGCTTTGACCTCCTTGACTTGATGCCCGTCGCGAGACACACGCTCGTCGAGGAGATGTCCGATCCCGTCTTCGTCGTTGATAAAGACGAACGGCTTGTCGATGTAAATGAGGCTGGGGCGGACTTCCTCGATGATGAAGGGGCGGCAATCGGTCGGTCCGCGTCCGAAGTCATGCCGTCCTATGACTCGCTCCCAGACGGCGACGGCAGTGCCGACGCCGATGTCGTCATTGAGGCTGACGGCGGGCCGCACTACTTTGATATTAACCGTACAACGCTCACCGATCAAACTGGCTCAATGATCGGACACCTGCTCATCTACCGTGACGTGACCGATCGACGTATCGCTGAAGAGCGGTTCCAGCGCCTCATCGAGCGGTCTTCGGACATGGTGACAATTCTGGACGAAGACGGGGATTTCACGTACGTCAGCCAGCCAGTCGAGAAGATACTCGGGTACGAACCTGCGGAGTTAGTCGGTGAGAACGCCATCGAATACATCCATCCTGACGACAGGCAAGGCGTTGCTGAGGATTTGGCCAAATACGTTGACGATCACGGCTACTCCGGCACGTACGTAGTGCGATTCCGGGACGCAGCCGATAACTGGCGTTTCATCGAGGCACACGCAACGAATTTGCTTCACGACCCGTTCGTCGAGGGAATCGTTCTGAATTCCCGAGATGTGACCGAACAGCTACAGCGGAAGCAAAAACTGGAACGGCAGAACGAACGACTGGACCAGTTTGCAAGCATTGTTGCGCACGACCTTCGGAATCCACTGAACGTCGCTAGCGGACGACTGAGCCTACTTGAGAGCGATGTCGATGCCGATCACAGCGCGTCGATTGGGACGATTCAGGAGCAACTCGAGCGTATGGAGTCTATCATCGACGACTCGCTCACGTTGGCCCGCTCAGGTGAAACGGTGACTGAGACCGACGAGGGAGACCTCGAACTGATCGCATACGATGCTTGGCAGAGCGTCGAGACTGACGGAGCGACCCTCGTCGTCAAAACGACACTCCAACTCGATGGTGACCGTAATCGACTTCGGACCCTGTTTGAAAACCTGTTCCGGAACAGTGTCGAACACAATGAATCGGCCGATCTGACCGTCAAGGTCGGGTCCGTACCCGACGGGGTCGGGTTCTACGTTGAAGACACCGGGACGGGCATCCCCAGTGAAGAGCGTGACGCCGTCTTCGAGCAGGGATATACCACAAACGAAGAGGGAACAGGATTCGGCCTGGCTATTGTCAGAGACATCGTTCAGGCACACGGGTGGGATATATCCGTCACTGAGGGAGAAAGTGGCGGAGCCAAGTTCGTTGTCGAATGCCACGGGTCTCTCGTGGTGAACCAGCCGGAAACCACCTGACACCAAGCTGTTTCGTCAGCTGTGCGACATGTAAACGACGGCTTGTGTGTCTACGGCGATGACCGCCGTTATCGCACCGTGACCAGCTCCTGTTACTGGCGCTGTACCTGTCACTACCGACGATACGACGGCCTCGGCACAAGCCGCGGTACGACATCTTTAGAGGTCGACGTACTGGTCTTCCCACTCGCGCCGGGCGTCTATCTCACGACGCCCGCGACGCGTGAGCGTATAGAAGTTGGTCCGGCGGTCGCGCTGGCCCTTTTCCACCAGTCCCTTGTCGACAAGTGTGTCGAGGTTCGGATACAGGCGACCGTGATGGATCTCCTTCTCGTAGTACGCTTCGAGTTCCTCCTTGATAGCTAAGCCGTGGGGTTCCTCCCTGCCAGCGATCACGTAGAGAAGATCACGCTGGAATCCTGTCAAGTCGTGCATCGATTCTCCTATGTAATGATTTAGTATCTATACTGTTAAATATATCGGCCCAGAGAACTTGAGGTGGTTTCAGTAGTTTTGGGTCTCGAATTTTCTGTATGTAGGCCCTCAGTCATCGTTTTGTCCATATGGTAACTACAGTCAGTATATAATCATTCTCCGGAAACTGATTGCAGCAGTATTATTTGTCAGTACAGGAGAGAGATGGGCGGACTAGTCCTGTGTGAAATGGGTGATGTAGTTGGCCGCAACGTCACCGCGGCAGAGCACAGACTGATAACCGACACTCTGGAAGACAGATCAGAGGCCACGCTCAACGCAGTGGCCAGAAAGTCACGTTCACACCGGCGTCACAGGTGGCGTTTGAGTTGAAAGTAGAGTGCGGCGAGCCGAGGGCAGCGACGGGACACGCAACAGCGAGCTCAAACTGGTAGTGGTCCGGGAACGCGACAGGCACAGAGTTGTCCATCGAGTACGTTCTATCGTCAGTAATCACTTTCTGGATGTACAGAAATCACTCGTGTCAGGTTGTTTGCAGCGAAGTAAGTGGAAAGCGGTCGCGAAAAACGCGACCGCTTGCCGCCCTGAATTGGTCCCCGCTGACGCTTCGGCCCTCCAAGCGAAGCGTCACTTGGTCGAATGGGGCAGAATAACTTAAAAGTACCGGCCCCGTCCAGCAGATGTTAGTTATCGAATTAGAAGCGAATGTAAGCTGTAACTAACCTAGATGTGCTCCTCCTCAAGCGCCCAGCCAAGTGCTCGCTTGTAGTGGGTGAACATCATACGGACCCGCTCGTGGTCCATCTCCTCGTCGTCTAACTGTTCAGCAAGGAACTCGTACTGCTCGCGGATCTCGTCTTCCGAGCGCATGCGTTAGCGTAGACAGCCCTCACGGAACAATCTTGAGGACAGCCCTCTCAGCATCAGGTATGAAAGTCCGCGGGGAGCGCGAGTGTCAGGACTGTGGCACGCGGTGGCGGTACTACGAAACGGGAAGCATTGCCTGTCCGGACTGTGGCAGCATCCACAGTGTCGGCATCGACGAGCACACCGAACACACCGACACACCGGCCACGCTCGATTTGACGCCGGTGCGGAGTCGAATCGATGCGGATACGACCCGGGAAATCGCCGACACGGCAGCAGAGCACTGTCGGGAATACACGCGCAAGCGAGGGTTCATCGACGCGGGCGAGCTTCGCCCGCTCGACCCGACGTTCGTCGCCGCGGTCGAACTCCAGCATGTTGGCGCACACCTCTCTCGGGAATTGCGCAGCGGCGACCCAGCAGAGCGGTACTTCTACGAACTGCTCGGCGGGGCTGACGACGGCGACCGTCCGGCTGTCGAGTCAGTCCCGTCGGCCCTTCGCGTGCCGTACGGGCTGGCGATGGCGGCCGCCGTCGACAGCTATCAGCGGGACGTGCGGACGTATCTGGACGCCAATCCGGACCCTACTGCACGACAGCTCTCCGGGCGGATTCGCGACCATCGAAAGCGGGTCGAAGCGCTGGACGGCGATGTCGACCCCGCAGACGCGAACCGTCTCGTCCATGCGGCGCGGGACCTGGGTTCGTACATCACCGGCGACGAAAGTGCCTTCGTCAGAGCCGAAAACTGGCTCACCGGAATCGAGGACGACACGGTTTAACCGGTCACCGGAGCCGCCGTACAAGCGACTCGTCCAGACAGTTTTCAGGGACTGATTCCCGCCACGTGACGGTCTCTATCGATTCGCCGTCAAGGCCGGGGTCCGACGCGAGCGCCGTTGCATCTGCCGTCCCGCGATAGGTCCCGAAAAAGAACGTCGCCTCGCGGTCGCCGTCGGTTACTGTGACCTCGGTGACGGCAGCCAGTTCATTGACAGCGATAGGCACACCAGTCTCCTCGCGTACTTCGCGGCGCACCGCTTCCTGACGCGTCTCGCCGGTTTCGACGCCGCCGCCCGGGAGCTTCCAGATGTCGTCCTCGTAGACGAACAGCAGACGGTCCGCCGGGTCGGTGACGAGCGCGCCGACTGCCCAGTGGAGCCCGCGGTCGGCACGGCCACGGACGCCGTCTACGCCCGCCGTGTCACTCTCTCTGGTCACTCGGCGGGTGAGCACGTCCCGGTCCGCAAAATCCGCAAGCGTCGGCATTCAGGGGAGGTCGACGTCAATGTCGTGTTGCAGGCCCGTCGCTTTGACCGTATTGTACAGCAACATCGCGCGGGTCATCGGGCCGACACCGCCGGGAACCGGCGTGATCGCGCCGGCGACCTCTTTCGCGCTCTCGTACTCGACATCGCCGACGAGTTCGTACCCCTTCTCGGTGTCGGCGTCGACGCGGTTGATACCCACGTCGATGACCGTCGCGCCCTCCCCAATCATCTCGCCGTCGATCATCTCCGGGACGCCGGCCGCAGCGACGAGGATGTCAGCGTTTCGCGTCCGTTCGGCGAGGTTTTCGGTGCGAGAGTGACACACCGTCGTCGTCGCATTGCCGCCCGGGGCTTTCTGAATGAGGAGGTTCGCCATCGGCTTGCCGACGATGTCCGAGCGGCCGACGACGACGGCGTCCTTGCCCTCAGTGTCCACACCGGCGCTCTCGATGAGTTTCTGGATGCCGTGGGGTGTGCAGGGCTTGTACCGAGCGTCGCCGGCCACGAGTCGGCCGACATTCTCCGGGTGGAAGCCGTCGACGTCCTTCATCGGGTCGATGGCTCGCAGGACCGACCGGTCCTCGACGTGGTCGGGGACGGGCATCTGGACCAGAATACCGTTGACGTCGTCGTCGGCGTTGAGGTCCTCGATGGTGTCGTACAGTTCGGCGGCGTCCGCGTCGGGGTCGATGTCGATGTCGATGGCCTCGATACCGACCTCCTCGCAGTCGTCCTGTT includes the following:
- a CDS encoding bifunctional methylenetetrahydrofolate dehydrogenase/methenyltetrahydrofolate cyclohydrolase encodes the protein MTEIIDGNAVAQSIRDDLVASIDRLADAGHRPSLATVLMSEDPASETYVSMKQDDCEEVGIEAIDIDIDPDADAAELYDTIEDLNADDDVNGILVQMPVPDHVEDRSVLRAIDPMKDVDGFHPENVGRLVAGDARYKPCTPHGIQKLIESAGVDTEGKDAVVVGRSDIVGKPMANLLIQKAPGGNATTTVCHSRTENLAERTRNADILVAAAGVPEMIDGEMIGEGATVIDVGINRVDADTEKGYELVGDVEYESAKEVAGAITPVPGGVGPMTRAMLLYNTVKATGLQHDIDVDLP
- a CDS encoding sensor histidine kinase, producing MTGSGDETAASSQPDGLLERLHAVVPDMYARSYTAKFAVALAVIVVVLAAVGFGSYLQIQERIVSDAATDLETSATHRADSIEQWRTTTETEATAIAAAGVYDTGTSADVRQYLTTAESSQIRSLHYVSTVDDSQMVVASTETNTEGRSPWAVEPAWKSPVLAATNDTAGTETVVQSTAYTDGDGHSMAFVTPVPDGDGALVLVARVPAEQFHDGRNGFETQLLTGDGDPLIGGQDGSAPISQDGLQAAIAGQTTTIETGDRVAAYAPVNGTSWVVVTSAERESLYGTSRLVGLGFLAVVGTAVVSLGVAGYLFGRHTVRPLRQLRSRTQAMEQGDLGVDISTARQDELGRLYGAFGNMRDTLRSQIQQAQAARKEAERSSHELERQNERLDEFASTLSHDLRNPLTVARGHVELLATRLSDPETESADLQSHIEKLEDAHDRIESIIDDVLTLTRKGASVEETAPVPLEAVVTEAWDNIDNKDASIEVAGSRTIDADRARLLRALENLFRNAIDHVGPDVTVTVGLTDHGFYVADDGPGIPTEAVDDIFEYGHTTSEDGTGLGLSIVKTIAEAHGWRLYIDTTYPDGAMFVFADVFSEDEPDWYGTEFEWGRSEVDD
- a CDS encoding PadR family transcriptional regulator, whose product is MHDLTGFQRDLLYVIAGREEPHGLAIKEELEAYYEKEIHHGRLYPNLDTLVDKGLVEKGQRDRRTNFYTLTRRGRREIDARREWEDQYVDL
- a CDS encoding histidine kinase N-terminal 7TM domain-containing protein, with translation MGLAPGLPTWILLGAFAINLGIAGIAVRRRSVRGAVPLAAIMASVALYSLGNGVLSASTTMSTYRTGLVIKYIGAVGLGPTQFWFGLTYSGRESLLTRRRWALLLAPPVIVFGFVVTAQSHDLIWTLDGFVQGPPLASPERENGPVFWFNLLYQYTLIGTTYVIVGLFGLKRSGRYRTQATLMLLGGIIPMIASVVFIFGSGPMGSADPTAFSFTFTGIVFAIALFRFDLLDLMPVARHTLVEEMSDPVFVVDKDERLVDVNEAGADFLDDEGAAIGRSASEVMPSYDSLPDGDGSADADVVIEADGGPHYFDINRTTLTDQTGSMIGHLLIYRDVTDRRIAEERFQRLIERSSDMVTILDEDGDFTYVSQPVEKILGYEPAELVGENAIEYIHPDDRQGVAEDLAKYVDDHGYSGTYVVRFRDAADNWRFIEAHATNLLHDPFVEGIVLNSRDVTEQLQRKQKLERQNERLDQFASIVAHDLRNPLNVASGRLSLLESDVDADHSASIGTIQEQLERMESIIDDSLTLARSGETVTETDEGDLELIAYDAWQSVETDGATLVVKTTLQLDGDRNRLRTLFENLFRNSVEHNESADLTVKVGSVPDGVGFYVEDTGTGIPSEERDAVFEQGYTTNEEGTGFGLAIVRDIVQAHGWDISVTEGESGGAKFVVECHGSLVVNQPETT
- a CDS encoding TFIIB-type zinc ribbon-containing protein → MKVRGERECQDCGTRWRYYETGSIACPDCGSIHSVGIDEHTEHTDTPATLDLTPVRSRIDADTTREIADTAAEHCREYTRKRGFIDAGELRPLDPTFVAAVELQHVGAHLSRELRSGDPAERYFYELLGGADDGDRPAVESVPSALRVPYGLAMAAAVDSYQRDVRTYLDANPDPTARQLSGRIRDHRKRVEALDGDVDPADANRLVHAARDLGSYITGDESAFVRAENWLTGIEDDTV
- a CDS encoding A/G-specific adenine glycosylase, with the protein product MTDQSTATDREGGVPADPSAVQDALVEWYEADHRSYPWRETTDPYEILVSEVMSQQTQLDRVVDAWEDFLDRWPTAAALAAADRSDVVGFWTSHSLGYNNRAKYLHEAAGQVIDDYDGKWPRDPDGLSELMGVGPYTANAVASFAFNNGNAVVDTNVKRVLYRAFDVPDDDSAFESAASTLMPAGQSRVWNNAIMELGGVACQKTPRCEEESCPWRKWCYAYETGDFTAPDVPEQPDFEGSRRQFRGRVIRALGNHDELTLDNLGPKVRVDYAPDGDNGREWLHGLVSDLADDGLVELAEQDGDTIVRLQQ
- a CDS encoding NUDIX hydrolase, with protein sequence MPTLADFADRDVLTRRVTRESDTAGVDGVRGRADRGLHWAVGALVTDPADRLLFVYEDDIWKLPGGGVETGETRQEAVRREVREETGVPIAVNELAAVTEVTVTDGDREATFFFGTYRGTADATALASDPGLDGESIETVTWRESVPENCLDESLVRRLR